From the Blattabacterium cuenoti genome, one window contains:
- a CDS encoding Rid family detoxifying hydrolase: MINNKKILSKQIPSYGPYSTCVFANNFIFISGQIGIDIKTGNLVTDSIEDETKEVMKNIQIILIENGLSFRNIIKSSIFVKKFDSITKINEVYSSFFEKKNFPSRETIQVVGLPKNANIEISSIAYKY, translated from the coding sequence ATGATAAATAACAAAAAAATTTTATCAAAACAAATTCCATCTTATGGTCCTTACAGTACATGTGTTTTTGCAAACAATTTTATATTCATTTCTGGACAAATAGGAATAGATATAAAAACTGGAAATTTAGTTACTGATTCTATAGAAGATGAAACAAAAGAAGTAATGAAAAATATACAAATTATTCTTATAGAAAATGGATTGAGTTTTAGAAATATAATAAAATCCTCAATTTTTGTAAAAAAATTTGATTCCATTACTAAAATAAATGAGGTTTATTCAAGTTTTTTTGAAAAAAAAAATTTTCCATCTAGAGAAACAATACAAGTAGTAGGTCTACCAAAAAATGCTAATATAGAAATATCTTCAATAGCATATAAATATTAA
- the truA gene encoding tRNA pseudouridine(38-40) synthase TruA — MRFFIELSYNGKYFFGWQIQKKVNTIESEIEYCLSKLLKKSINIIGAGRTDKGVHAKQMFAHFDYNDYDNNVTNTLIKKLNIFLPKSIRICNIFQVKKNIHARFDAISRTYKYYITLVKNPFNQDFSWYCYYQLDIKKMNYASNKLLIYNDFSSFCKKRIKEHNKCKIHYVYWSENKNILCFTIKANRFLRSMVRSIVGTLIDVGRNKITVNEFITIIESKNYNYCRSLVPACGLFLHSISYPEDIFL, encoded by the coding sequence TTGAGATTTTTTATTGAATTATCTTATAATGGAAAGTATTTTTTCGGATGGCAAATACAAAAAAAAGTAAATACTATAGAATCAGAAATAGAGTACTGTTTATCAAAATTATTAAAAAAGTCCATTAATATAATAGGAGCAGGAAGGACTGATAAAGGAGTTCATGCAAAACAAATGTTTGCTCACTTTGATTATAATGATTACGACAATAATGTAACTAATACTCTTATAAAAAAATTAAACATATTCTTACCAAAATCTATTAGAATATGTAATATTTTCCAAGTAAAAAAAAATATTCATGCTAGGTTTGATGCTATTAGCAGAACATATAAATATTATATTACACTAGTAAAAAATCCTTTTAATCAAGATTTTTCTTGGTATTGTTATTATCAATTAGATATTAAAAAAATGAACTATGCATCAAATAAATTACTAATTTATAATGATTTTAGCTCTTTTTGTAAAAAAAGAATTAAAGAACATAATAAATGTAAAATTCACTACGTTTATTGGTCTGAAAATAAAAATATTTTATGTTTTACTATTAAAGCTAATAGATTTTTAAGATCTATGGTTAGATCTATTGTTGGAACACTTATTGATGTTGGAAGAAATAAAATTACAGTAAATGAATTTATAACTATTATAGAATCAAAAAATTATAATTATTGTAGGTCACTAGTCCCTGCATGTGGTTTATTTTTACATAGTATTTCTTATCCAGAAGATATTTTTTTATGA
- a CDS encoding ABC transporter ATP-binding protein, whose translation MKKKSKNEKSSLKHLIKISLDYKFTIVLIIITSILISLISASRPKLIQNAIDYNIIYKDFLGFHHILTFILILLFLESILHFSLLYLSNKLAQNVIEKIRILLFEKLLSFKSTFFDKTPIGKIISYSISDIETITVIFNDGILLVSGDILKIFMIIFVMYTVHKKLSFIVLFTIPIIYIITRLFQKTLKKAFHDERIQTSRLNSFLQENIVGMLIIQLFHKEKEKYLIFRSINNDLMNAHFKTVFYFSIFFPIVELVSACTISIVIFYGGFSVIKNGDIKPGQIIAFIFFIYLLFRPIRQISDRFNIIQRGFVGIERIFSILNSKKGTIENKGNIHLKKINGHIVFDNVYFSYINDEKMILKGVTFEINPGEKVAIVGPTGSGKSTIIHLISRLYEIKKGNIYIDGYPIKNIDINNLRSHIRVIAQNTFLFNDTIINNITLGNSSINIKKVEYMAKKIGIHNFIKSLPNGYEYIVKEKGNLLSTGEKQLISFLRVQMHPYSVLILDESTASLNEKLEKVIYNNYNKVTKKKTSIIITHRLTTIKNADKILVLGKEGRIVESREI comes from the coding sequence ATGAAAAAAAAATCAAAAAATGAAAAATCTTCGTTAAAACATTTAATAAAAATTAGTTTAGATTACAAATTTACTATAGTATTAATTATTATTACATCTATATTAATATCTTTGATCTCAGCAAGTCGTCCAAAACTAATACAAAATGCTATAGATTATAATATTATTTATAAAGATTTTTTAGGATTTCATCATATATTGACATTTATTTTAATTCTTCTTTTTTTAGAAAGTATATTACATTTTTCTCTATTATATTTATCTAATAAATTAGCTCAAAATGTAATAGAGAAAATTAGAATTCTTTTATTTGAAAAATTGTTAAGTTTTAAAAGTACTTTTTTTGATAAAACTCCAATAGGAAAAATAATATCTTACTCTATTTCAGATATAGAAACTATTACAGTAATATTTAATGATGGAATACTACTTGTTTCTGGAGATATATTGAAAATTTTTATGATTATTTTCGTAATGTATACTGTACATAAAAAATTATCTTTTATTGTATTGTTTACTATTCCAATAATATACATTATTACTAGACTTTTTCAAAAAACATTAAAAAAGGCTTTTCATGATGAAAGAATACAAACTTCTCGTTTAAACAGTTTTTTACAAGAAAATATTGTAGGAATGTTAATAATTCAACTTTTTCATAAAGAAAAAGAAAAATATCTAATATTTAGATCCATTAATAATGATTTAATGAATGCACACTTTAAAACAGTTTTTTATTTTTCAATTTTTTTTCCTATAGTAGAGTTAGTTTCTGCATGTACAATAAGTATTGTAATATTTTATGGTGGATTCAGCGTAATTAAAAATGGTGATATTAAACCTGGACAAATTATTGCTTTTATTTTTTTCATTTATCTTTTATTTCGTCCTATAAGACAAATATCAGATAGATTTAATATTATACAACGGGGCTTTGTTGGAATAGAACGTATTTTTTCTATATTAAATTCAAAAAAAGGAACAATAGAAAACAAAGGTAACATACATTTAAAAAAAATAAACGGCCATATAGTATTTGATAATGTATATTTTTCTTATATTAATGATGAAAAAATGATTTTGAAAGGAGTAACTTTTGAAATTAATCCAGGAGAAAAAGTAGCTATAGTAGGGCCTACAGGTTCAGGAAAATCAACTATAATACATTTAATTTCTAGATTATATGAGATAAAAAAAGGTAATATATATATTGATGGATATCCTATAAAAAATATAGATATTAATAATTTAAGATCTCATATAAGAGTTATTGCACAAAACACATTTTTATTTAATGATACTATCATAAATAATATTACTTTAGGAAATTCTTCAATAAATATTAAAAAAGTTGAATATATGGCAAAAAAAATAGGGATACATAATTTTATTAAATCTCTTCCTAATGGATATGAATATATAGTAAAAGAAAAAGGTAATTTATTATCTACCGGTGAAAAACAATTAATTTCTTTTTTGAGAGTTCAAATGCATCCTTATTCTGTACTTATACTAGATGAATCTACTGCTTCTTTAAATGAAAAATTAGAAAAAGTAATTTATAATAATTATAATAAAGTAACTAAAAAAAAAACATCAATTATCATAACTCATAGACTAACTACTATTAAAAATGCTGATAAAATACTGGTACTTGGTAAAGAAGGTCGTATAGTAGAAAGTAGAGAAATATAA
- a CDS encoding peptidyl-prolyl cis-trans isomerase has product MKFLIKKFIKEISLIALIIFYIFINNTLIYSREKIGGIFAIVGDEIILDSDIKSQTENKIEEKFKICENFLFQKLMIFHGKKNFKEKENDLQLNNENLASVSKNIKNHDNDENNINKYNKNKDILYIKSLYKKITDDIEVSPEEVKYFFIKNKNRLYNTPKKYLVSYIVFYPKKDKKNKDKIINFLYEVKIKDSFDCKKFKNKNLPFICNEEYVKGIKINSISEEYRNIILSLKEQEIFGPFETEMGYHLIKLENRKGNKIDLRNFFIKKEYSSSELLKTKIFASSIRKGLMLNIIDFDKIYLINNDIADINLKKQILINENQCFKDLKQVLNFGKKGNITDLYEGKFKNKNVFFIIKILDIIDSRPISIKEDFSYLENFVKEKKKNEKLNNWRKKEFKKTYIKVNY; this is encoded by the coding sequence ATGAAATTTTTAATTAAAAAATTTATTAAAGAAATTTCTCTAATTGCGTTAATAATATTTTATATTTTTATTAATAATACTTTAATTTATTCAAGAGAAAAAATAGGTGGAATATTTGCAATTGTAGGTGATGAAATCATTTTAGATTCTGATATAAAAAGTCAAACTGAAAATAAAATAGAAGAAAAATTTAAAATTTGTGAAAATTTTTTATTTCAAAAATTAATGATTTTTCATGGTAAAAAAAACTTTAAAGAAAAAGAAAATGATTTACAATTAAATAATGAAAATTTAGCATCAGTATCTAAAAATATTAAAAATCATGATAATGATGAAAATAATATAAATAAATATAATAAAAATAAAGATATTTTATATATAAAAAGTTTATATAAAAAAATAACAGATGATATAGAAGTATCTCCTGAAGAAGTAAAATACTTTTTCATAAAAAATAAAAATAGACTTTATAATACTCCTAAAAAATATTTAGTTTCTTATATTGTTTTTTATCCAAAAAAAGATAAAAAGAATAAAGATAAAATTATTAATTTTTTATATGAAGTAAAAATAAAAGATTCATTTGATTGTAAGAAGTTTAAGAATAAAAACTTACCATTCATTTGCAATGAAGAATATGTTAAAGGAATAAAAATAAATTCCATTTCAGAAGAATATAGAAATATAATTCTTTCTTTAAAAGAACAAGAAATTTTTGGCCCTTTTGAAACAGAAATGGGTTATCATTTAATAAAATTAGAAAATAGAAAAGGAAATAAAATAGATTTAAGAAATTTTTTCATTAAAAAAGAGTATTCAAGTAGTGAATTACTAAAAACTAAAATATTTGCAAGTTCAATAAGAAAAGGATTAATGCTAAATATTATAGATTTTGATAAGATATATTTGATAAATAATGATATAGCTGATATTAATTTAAAAAAACAAATATTGATTAATGAAAATCAATGTTTTAAAGATTTAAAACAAGTATTAAACTTTGGAAAAAAAGGCAATATAACAGATCTTTATGAAGGAAAATTTAAAAATAAAAATGTTTTTTTTATTATTAAGATATTAGATATAATTGATTCACGACCTATTTCTATAAAAGAAGATTTTTCATATTTAGAAAATTTTGTTAAAGAAAAGAAAAAAAACGAAAAATTAAATAATTGGAGGAAAAAAGAATTTAAAAAAACTTATATTAAAGTAAATTATTAG
- a CDS encoding thiamine diphosphokinase produces the protein MNHKFKGPVIELFLNGDPPKKNLYSKFLSKKIFAVDGSLNYLKKFKIPVDSIIGDFDSLLKKNISVKNTIINTYNQNYTDFEKALNIIYKKGFLNVNIWGGSGKEQDHFLGNLSIALKYKKKLSIIFYDKYHLYFFSDKKNTFYMKKNKKISLFPFPKVVGLKTFGLKYPIKNESLEIGKKLGIRNKSISNENNKIQINYKKGELLIFIEIER, from the coding sequence ATGAATCATAAATTTAAAGGCCCTGTAATAGAATTATTTTTAAATGGAGACCCTCCAAAAAAAAATTTATATAGTAAATTTTTATCAAAAAAAATTTTTGCTGTTGATGGCTCATTAAATTATTTGAAAAAATTTAAAATACCTGTAGATTCAATAATAGGAGATTTTGATTCTTTATTAAAAAAGAACATTTCTGTAAAAAATACTATTATTAATACTTACAATCAAAATTATACAGATTTTGAAAAAGCTTTGAACATAATTTATAAAAAAGGATTTTTAAATGTAAATATTTGGGGGGGAAGTGGAAAAGAACAGGATCATTTTCTAGGTAATTTATCTATAGCTTTAAAATATAAAAAAAAATTATCTATTATTTTCTACGATAAATATCATTTATACTTTTTTTCTGATAAAAAAAATACTTTTTATATGAAAAAAAATAAAAAAATATCACTTTTTCCATTTCCAAAAGTAGTAGGATTAAAAACATTTGGATTAAAATATCCTATTAAAAATGAATCATTGGAAATAGGTAAAAAATTAGGAATAAGAAATAAATCCATTAGCAATGAAAATAATAAAATACAAATAAATTATAAAAAAGGAGAACTATTAATATTTATAGAAATAGAAAGATAA
- the mdh gene encoding malate dehydrogenase yields MKVTIIGAGNVGSSCASLLSHKDIVTEIVLLDIKPMISKGKSLDISQMNVVCDINTRLIGFGNDFSKSENSEIIVITCGIPRKQGMDRDELLNINAEIIHFVTKKSIFFSPKAKFIIVSNPLDIMTYVSYVTSNIDSSSVIGMAGILDSARYRFFLSEKLNISPYNIHTVLLGGHGDYMVPLYRYTSISGIPIKEFISEKENEIIIEKTRKGGEEIVNYLGTSAWMAPAASIVEMIESILKNSKKVFSCSTLLKGEYGIKNIYLGMPVVLGKNGIERVIELNLNNEEIDLLKMSYNSVKNTIKKLKIKI; encoded by the coding sequence ATGAAAGTAACTATTATTGGGGCAGGAAATGTAGGATCTTCATGTGCTAGTTTATTATCGCATAAAGATATTGTAACAGAGATTGTATTATTAGATATAAAACCAATGATTTCTAAAGGAAAAAGTCTTGATATAAGTCAAATGAATGTTGTTTGTGATATAAATACTAGATTGATTGGATTTGGAAATGATTTTTCAAAATCAGAAAATTCTGAAATAATTGTTATTACTTGTGGTATTCCTAGAAAACAAGGAATGGATCGTGATGAACTTTTAAATATTAATGCAGAAATTATTCATTTTGTTACAAAAAAATCAATTTTTTTCTCTCCAAAAGCTAAATTTATAATTGTATCTAATCCATTGGATATAATGACATATGTTAGTTATGTAACTTCTAATATAGATTCATCTAGTGTAATTGGAATGGCAGGAATATTAGATTCTGCAAGGTATCGTTTTTTTTTATCTGAAAAGTTAAATATATCACCTTATAACATCCATACTGTATTGTTAGGAGGACATGGAGATTACATGGTTCCATTATATAGATATACATCTATATCTGGTATTCCTATTAAAGAATTTATATCAGAAAAAGAAAATGAAATTATTATAGAAAAAACTAGAAAAGGTGGGGAAGAAATTGTAAATTATTTGGGAACATCTGCCTGGATGGCCCCTGCAGCATCTATAGTAGAAATGATAGAATCTATTTTAAAAAATTCTAAAAAAGTATTTTCATGTTCCACCCTTTTAAAGGGAGAATATGGTATAAAAAACATTTATCTAGGTATGCCAGTAGTTTTAGGAAAAAATGGAATTGAAAGAGTCATTGAGTTAAATTTGAATAATGAAGAAATAGACCTATTAAAAATGTCATATAATAGTGTTAAAAATACAATAAAGAAATTGAAAATAAAGATATGA
- the gcvP gene encoding aminomethyl-transferring glycine dehydrogenase, protein MKDSYVKRKQFLSRHIGSSYDEIKKMLKTLYCSSINEFIKKTIPDNILCKEKLNVPSAISEWEYLNHINKIGKKNKIFRSYIGLGYKNTITPSVIQRNILENPGWYTSYTPYQSEISQGRLEALINFQTMISDLTGMEISNASMLDEASAAADAMFMIYNKKKLEQKNKNFYFFVSNEIFLQTFYVLQTRCFGLGINLIQDNYNNFLSKKYKNIEIFGLLLQYPSSFGEIHDYTEIIEHANKKNISVIISADLMALSLLKPPGEWGADVVIGSSQAFGIPMGYGGPHAAFFATKKKYKRFIPGRIIGISKDKNNKKAFRMALQTREQHIKREKATSNICTSQVFPAIMASMYAVYHGKKGLLKIAKYIHRYAKKLEIKLTNSIKGVNQVNKFYFDTIRIKTDYSNKIIKNLAIKKKTNFRYINNNYLTITLDETTCTYDINHIHSIFNKISKKNNKYSFFIYKNKENNINKISNKIPNSLKRTSDFLRNDVFNKYHSENEIMRYIKRLEKKDLSLTHSMIPLGSCTMKLNASTGLFSLSQNKWRNIHPFVEKNQSYGYKFIISNLKKYLKEITGLPGISLQPNSGAQGEYAGLMVIKYYQNSLKEKFNRNIALIPSSSHGTNPASAKMAGLNIVLIDTKHDGSIDENNLLKKVKEYTNFISVFMITYPSTHGVYEENIKNIIDIIHEHGGQVYMDGANMNAQIGLIKPSYLGIDVCHLNLHKTFSIPHGGGGPGMGPICVASHLKPYLPTHSFKINKKEKNIFSISSSQYGSSIILTIPYAYIRLLGGNGLKKCTEISILNANYIKEKLKNYYKILYVGKNNTVAHEFIIDCRIFKKIGIEVVDIAKRMMDYGYHAPTISFPVVGCMMIEPTESESKKELDRFIETLIKIREEIKEIEDGKFSIENNVLKNSPHSIETLTNDKWKYPYSREKAAYPLYWIKERKFWIPIDRIDDGYGDRNLICKCI, encoded by the coding sequence ATGAAAGATAGTTACGTTAAAAGAAAACAATTTCTTTCTAGACATATAGGATCATCTTATGATGAAATTAAAAAAATGTTAAAAACATTATATTGTTCTTCTATAAATGAATTTATAAAAAAAACTATTCCGGATAATATTCTTTGTAAAGAAAAACTTAATGTTCCCAGTGCAATTTCTGAATGGGAGTATTTAAATCATATTAATAAAATTGGTAAAAAAAATAAAATTTTTCGTTCATATATAGGATTAGGATATAAAAATACAATTACTCCTAGTGTCATTCAAAGGAATATACTGGAAAATCCTGGATGGTATACTTCTTATACTCCTTATCAATCAGAAATTTCTCAAGGACGTTTAGAGGCTTTAATCAATTTTCAAACAATGATATCAGATCTAACAGGAATGGAGATTAGCAATGCATCTATGTTAGATGAAGCATCTGCTGCAGCAGATGCTATGTTTATGATTTACAACAAAAAAAAATTAGAACAAAAAAATAAAAATTTTTATTTTTTTGTTTCAAATGAAATTTTTTTACAAACATTTTATGTTTTACAAACAAGATGTTTTGGATTAGGAATTAATCTCATCCAAGACAATTATAATAATTTTTTAAGCAAAAAATATAAAAATATAGAAATTTTTGGATTATTATTACAATATCCTTCTAGCTTTGGAGAAATTCATGATTATACTGAAATAATAGAACATGCAAATAAGAAAAATATATCAGTTATAATTTCAGCTGATCTTATGGCTCTATCCTTATTAAAACCACCTGGAGAATGGGGAGCAGATGTTGTAATAGGGTCAAGTCAAGCATTTGGTATACCAATGGGATATGGAGGTCCACATGCAGCTTTTTTTGCAACTAAAAAAAAATATAAAAGATTTATTCCTGGTAGAATTATTGGAATATCTAAAGATAAAAATAATAAAAAAGCATTTAGAATGGCCTTACAAACTAGAGAACAACATATAAAAAGAGAAAAAGCAACTTCTAATATTTGTACCTCTCAAGTATTTCCTGCTATAATGGCTTCTATGTATGCTGTATATCACGGAAAAAAGGGATTATTAAAAATTGCAAAATATATTCACAGATATGCAAAAAAATTAGAAATTAAATTAACAAATTCTATAAAAGGGGTTAATCAAGTTAACAAATTTTATTTTGATACAATTAGAATAAAAACTGACTACTCTAATAAGATTATCAAAAATTTAGCTATAAAAAAAAAAACAAATTTTAGATATATAAATAATAATTATTTAACAATAACTCTAGATGAAACTACATGTACATATGACATAAATCATATACATTCTATTTTTAATAAAATTTCTAAAAAAAATAATAAATACTCTTTTTTCATTTATAAGAATAAAGAAAATAATATTAATAAAATATCAAATAAAATTCCTAATTCTTTAAAAAGAACTTCAGACTTTTTACGTAATGATGTATTTAATAAATACCATTCTGAAAATGAAATAATGCGTTATATAAAAAGATTGGAAAAAAAGGATCTTTCATTAACCCACTCTATGATTCCTTTAGGTTCATGTACTATGAAATTAAATGCTTCAACAGGGTTATTTTCTTTAAGCCAAAATAAATGGAGAAATATACATCCTTTTGTAGAAAAAAATCAATCATATGGATACAAATTTATTATAAGTAACCTAAAAAAATATTTGAAGGAGATAACTGGATTACCTGGAATATCCTTACAACCTAATTCAGGAGCTCAAGGAGAATATGCTGGACTAATGGTAATAAAATACTATCAAAATTCTTTAAAAGAAAAATTTAACAGAAATATTGCATTAATACCATCTTCTTCCCATGGAACAAATCCTGCATCTGCAAAAATGGCAGGCTTAAATATTGTTTTAATTGATACAAAACATGATGGATCTATAGATGAAAATAATCTTTTAAAAAAAGTAAAAGAATATACAAATTTTATATCTGTATTTATGATAACTTATCCATCTACTCATGGAGTTTATGAAGAAAATATAAAAAATATAATAGACATTATTCATGAACATGGTGGTCAAGTTTATATGGATGGAGCAAATATGAATGCACAAATTGGACTAATAAAACCATCATATTTAGGAATAGATGTTTGTCATCTTAATCTTCACAAAACATTTTCTATTCCACATGGTGGTGGGGGTCCAGGAATGGGACCTATTTGCGTAGCTTCACATTTAAAACCTTATCTTCCTACTCATTCATTTAAAATTAATAAAAAAGAAAAAAATATATTTTCTATTTCTTCTTCTCAATATGGATCTTCTATTATTTTAACTATTCCTTATGCATACATTAGACTTTTAGGAGGAAATGGTCTTAAAAAATGTACAGAAATATCTATATTAAATGCAAATTATATTAAAGAAAAACTAAAAAATTATTATAAAATATTATATGTAGGAAAAAATAATACAGTTGCACATGAATTTATTATAGATTGTAGAATTTTTAAAAAAATTGGAATAGAAGTAGTAGATATTGCAAAAAGAATGATGGACTATGGATATCATGCCCCTACTATATCTTTTCCTGTAGTAGGATGTATGATGATTGAACCTACAGAAAGTGAGTCGAAAAAAGAACTAGATAGGTTTATAGAAACATTAATTAAAATAAGAGAGGAAATAAAAGAAATTGAAGATGGAAAATTTTCTATTGAGAATAATGTATTAAAAAATTCACCTCATAGTATTGAAACACTAACAAATGATAAATGGAAATATCCTTACAGTAGAGAAAAAGCAGCATATCCATTATATTGGATAAAAGAGAGAAAATTTTGGATCCCAATAGATCGTATAGATGATGGATACGGTGATAGAAATTTAATATGTAAATGTATTTAG
- the tsaD gene encoding tRNA (adenosine(37)-N6)-threonylcarbamoyltransferase complex transferase subunit TsaD: MNKEPIIIGIESSCDETGVSIVMGRKVLSNIIIHQNIHKKYGGVVPELAARLHEKNLPLALKNAIFTAKIKENQIDAVSFTIGPGLIGPLLVGVSFAKSFSMGLGIPILTVNHIQAHILVHFIKNANINNSYPKFPFLGLVISGGHTQIIQVNDFFNMKILGTTLDDPVGNAIDNISRILGISYPGGPKMEILSIKGNKNKFNFVKPVVKKLDFSFSGLKSHIFKFIENQLKFDSFFVSKNIHDLCASTQKIITDILLDKVKKAALETKIFRIVLSGGVSANNEIRKSFISFISKKNGWEVFIPKKEYTTDNGAMIAITGLLKYEKKLFDSLDVIPFSKFKLF; the protein is encoded by the coding sequence ATGAATAAAGAACCTATTATAATTGGGATAGAATCATCATGTGATGAAACTGGAGTATCTATTGTTATGGGGAGAAAGGTATTATCAAATATTATTATACACCAAAATATTCATAAAAAATATGGTGGAGTAGTTCCAGAATTAGCGGCAAGACTACATGAAAAAAATTTACCATTAGCATTGAAAAATGCTATTTTTACAGCTAAAATAAAAGAAAATCAGATTGATGCTGTCTCTTTTACAATAGGTCCAGGATTAATAGGCCCTTTATTAGTAGGAGTATCTTTTGCTAAATCATTTTCCATGGGATTAGGAATACCTATATTAACTGTAAATCATATACAAGCTCATATCCTTGTTCATTTTATAAAAAATGCTAATATTAATAATTCTTATCCTAAATTTCCATTTTTAGGATTAGTAATCAGTGGAGGGCATACTCAAATTATACAAGTAAATGACTTTTTTAATATGAAAATATTAGGAACTACTTTAGATGATCCTGTTGGAAATGCTATTGATAATATTTCTAGAATATTAGGTATTTCTTATCCAGGTGGCCCTAAAATGGAAATACTTTCTATAAAAGGAAATAAAAATAAATTTAATTTTGTAAAACCAGTAGTAAAAAAATTAGATTTTAGTTTTAGTGGATTAAAAAGTCATATTTTTAAATTTATAGAAAATCAATTGAAGTTTGATTCTTTTTTTGTAAGTAAAAATATTCATGATTTATGTGCATCCACTCAAAAAATTATAACAGATATTCTTTTGGATAAAGTTAAAAAAGCCGCTTTGGAAACTAAAATTTTTAGAATTGTTTTATCAGGAGGGGTATCTGCAAATAATGAAATTAGAAAATCATTTATTTCTTTTATTTCAAAAAAAAATGGTTGGGAAGTATTTATTCCAAAAAAAGAATATACGACTGATAATGGAGCAATGATTGCTATAACTGGGTTACTTAAATACGAAAAAAAATTGTTTGATTCTTTAGATGTTATACCTTTTTCTAAGTTTAAACTTTTCTAA
- a CDS encoding Lrp/AsnC family transcriptional regulator, translated as MILIHNTDEIDNTIVKKLNTNARTPYTEISKQISKEIKPLSVGTVHVRVKKLENAGIIKGSTLIIGYESLGFHLIAFVGILSDSRESKILKEELKKIPNIVQLYITSGKYNLFCRIIAKDPSDARKVISKIGEIKGVIRTESTICLEESINDENRLLSNILHKKTS; from the coding sequence ATGATTCTAATACATAATACAGACGAAATAGATAATACTATAGTAAAAAAATTAAATACAAATGCAAGAACCCCATATACAGAAATAAGTAAACAGATAAGTAAAGAAATTAAACCCCTATCTGTAGGGACTGTTCATGTAAGAGTAAAAAAGTTAGAAAATGCAGGAATTATAAAAGGAAGTACATTAATAATTGGATACGAATCATTAGGATTTCATTTAATAGCTTTTGTAGGAATTTTATCTGATTCTAGAGAATCAAAAATTTTAAAAGAAGAATTAAAAAAAATTCCAAATATAGTCCAACTTTACATAACTTCTGGAAAATATAATCTTTTCTGCAGAATTATAGCTAAAGATCCGTCAGATGCAAGAAAAGTAATTTCTAAAATTGGTGAAATTAAAGGAGTTATAAGAACTGAATCAACTATCTGTTTAGAAGAAAGCATTAACGATGAAAATAGATTATTATCGAATATTTTGCATAAAAAAACATCTTAA